Genomic window (Lynx canadensis isolate LIC74 chromosome A1, mLynCan4.pri.v2, whole genome shotgun sequence):
ATCAAAGAGCTGTCCATTTGAAATGACTTTCAACTTCCCCCTCCAGGACAGAAGTGAGGCATCCTCTCCTTCATACAAGGAGATTTTCATTTGTGGTCCCGTGCAATATTTGGGGCTCAGGGCCTCAAGCTGGccccatgctttaaaaaaaaacaacacatacacTATatcatacacataatatatatatattatatatatatatatatatatatatatatatatatatataggagaaGTCTGGTTACTCACagaaggggagagcagagagagagccaggtaGCTTCAGAAGCTTTCTATATTCCCATTGAAGATAAGCACAAGGATGTGTGTTTCTAATgaaccagaaataaacaaatggaacaaaGTAGACTGGATGGCATAAGATGCTAGCTGTATTTTACCTCCGGGAGGAGGGTACATGACTGTTTCTCACGGACCATACTGAAGACTGTGGGACAAGGCTCAGAGCCAGTTCAAACCTCTATAAGAATACTGTGGAGAAGCGaggtgatctctcctctttcaaagtaaaatgaaaactactGAATtccaaagagggagagaaggagcctaAGTGTCCTGCTAAAGGAAAATGTATTGCTTATGTCATAGGGAATACTGCACAGTTTCCAGTAGTTTCAAATGCACTCAAGGAAAGGAAGCAACATCAATCATCTAGCCCAGAAAGAAGCTGTCAACATTGGTCAGAGCCAGAGGTCATCAATGCTTCCTGGCTGCCTGCACTTGCTCATGTACTGCTTCCCCACCCTCAACCTTAATGCCTCCTCTCCCACCACAGACTCTTGGGGCATGGGGTGGAATCTAGCCAAATGAGAAGATAAAGGCATAAGGTAAGCAAACCTTCCAACCTTGCCACAGGCTACCAAATTGAAAGAGTCCTGGACTGGGAAAGAAAGATAGGCTTTTTGATACAAAGCTCGGAGGTTTTAAAGTTCACTCTCGTCTAAATCTGTGCTATTCAATACAGTAGCCATTAGCCATCCTTactatcaaatttaaaataattaaaattagggacacctgggtgactcagtcagttaagcatctgacttcggctgaggtcatgcccttgcagttcaggagttcaagccccgtgtggggctctgtgctgacagctcagagcctggagtctgctttgaattctgcgtctccctctctccctgcctctcccctgcttgtgctctgtctctctcaaaaataaataaacattaaaaaatttttaaaaaataattaaaattaaactatattaaacattcagttcattattcacactagccatatttcaagcaCTCAGTAACTACACATGACTCCTTTATTAGACATgcaaatacagaacatttccattagcaCTAATTACTAGTATTAATTACCCAACtgagaatgttttcttctttgttaccAGAAGTCATCAGACGACATACCAGAGTATAAGCAGATACATATTTCATAAAGTAGGGATAAATGAGCAGAAATGGAGAAGAATAGTTGATCTTCTGATTGCTTTCTATGAGTTATAGCTCTTCAGCGTaccagctacacacacacacacacacacacacacacacagacacatatgtttatacacacacacacacacatatatgcaaacTCTCTACCCTACTTAAAAGTATCCATAGTTATTtgcaataatgaaaaacaaatgtagTTCCTGTACATCTATCTAActccatattcattttttttctagttagaCAGTGATTTTATTGCGTGAGTACAAAGTCAAATTTCTGCAACCAAGGCAGAGGCTGTGGATGACTCATATTTCCAGTTGTGAGATAGACTCGTGTGGTCTTATAATATTGAGCCAACCGGTAAATACGGCTCCTCATCAGAATCAATCGGAATTTAGCATCCTGATGTTTTCTGTTCCTCTCAAGAGGCTTTCGAACAGCAACAGGTTTCTTAGTCAAATGGTAGAGATCCTCAGGAAGATCAGGGGCAAGTCCTTCGGACTTAAGAATTCTCAACACGTTAGTGCCTGTCACAAAACGTACTTGTGCAACACGATGTGAGTCTCGCAGGATCACACCGATTTGTGAAGGAGTCAGGTCCTCCTTGCCCAGTTTGTAGATCTGCTGTCTCGCGTCGTCAGATGTGAGCTCTAGCCAGGTGGGGACGCTGCAGCGGTAAGGCAGAGCCCAATGGGACAGGCCCTTTCTGGGAGCGTGCACGCGACTCATGATGGCAGGCAGTCAggcagtggtaaaaaaaaaaacaaacaaacccaaaaacctttttttttttttcttagaaaaattcaGGTAGAGCGAGAGCCAGTAATGCATTTAAACCAAATAAAATGATGACATTCACAATGTTCTAAATCTTTGTTCCAAATTTTACAAATAATCCcccaaataaaaatgatacttaaatgccaatattataaaaatattgctagcggattgaaaatttgaaaattatttgccAGTCTATGCTCTCAAGCTTTTGTGAACTTGATTTGTCTTAAGTGTTATAATAATCTAAGCATTAACATGAATAATTCAGGTGCTTGAAAATCTTGGATCCTCATGACTTCTATCAATcatcacagttttcttttttaccatgTGCATAATCTAGAGAGAAGGTGATTAGATTTAGTCTGCTTACcaacagatttgttttcttttcatccaCTACTTTCCTAAGATGTAATGTGacatatcaaaaacataaaatcatatGAAATACTTCATCGTAAACaccaaactacaaaaaaaaaaaattctttgcacATTACTCCATGGAGAAATAAGTGTAATTTTTCTGTTGAAAACATATGGCAAACTCACAAATAGTGCTTTTGCAGGTGTTTTAAATGGGAGTAATGTTGTTTATAAAATCTCCAGGAAAATGATAGCATGTGAGTGCCAGTGACGCTAGAACACTTCAAGTCTAATCCCTCCGTTAGCATGTGTGGAAATTGAGACCCACGATCCCTTGAGCAGCAGTCTAGGACGGGAACTAGAAATGTGTGGTTTAGAATGGGAAAAACGAAATTCATGCGCTGATCCCGGTATGTATTTGCTGGCAAATCTAGGCAAAGTCACCTAACTTCTCCAGGCTTTATAATCTTCCCACATAAAGTAAGAATAATCATAGAATACCGGCCTCTTAAATTTCTTACAAGAGACCGATTATGACCGTAACACATACAATTGATGTTAGcaatcatttttcttctcatttggtGTTTTAAGTTTTCTAGGATCATCTGCTTAAAGTCACGTGGCAAAGTGGATGAAATCATAAGCCATTCACCTTCCTCTGTGTGTCCTCAGCTCAGGGATGCCTCATAAATTGGCAGCCAATGGGTCAGCCCTACCAGGCTATTTTTACCAAAGCAGACCTTTAGTGTCAGAGTACATAAGACTAAGGAGGTGTCCATTCTTGGCTACATTTGCTTCCAGACTCCTCTTTCACATTTGCCTGGCTGCcctcagagcaaaaaaaaaaaaaaaaaaaaaatgttgtagcCCTCACCCCAAGCCACCTCCAtttcctttctccaaataagtgatatatgtttttcaaaggaaaaattcatcttatatatgattttttttgtgtagGACTTTGGATATAGACATACACTATGCTAGTCAAAGGTAACCTGGAGCCAAATcaatataaatagaataagaaaatggaagaatcAAAGAGTTAACCAAGAACCATTCACTAAAGTGCACAGACTGTACtggggaaataaaatgaagaagagaaggtATTGGAGCTGTTCTAGATTTAGCCTCCTAAGTACATAATGAGTCCAGATATGCTTCAGGCAATCATCAGTAGACATGGCAAGGGGCACGGATTTGTCATACAAATGAGGATGTATCACCTGACCAAACACACAGAGGTGCAGTGTTTAAGGGCAGAAAACTCCAGAGTTGAAGCGGCAGCCAGTGTGCAAGCCCCCATTGCCTGACACATCCTAGACAGTGTATGAAAATCTGGCTGGCCTAAGCACCAGATTTGAGGAGAAGGACCCTGGTCCTAAGGCTCTAGGGTTTCTATACTGAATGACAGGGGGAACGCCAAGCTCTGCTTTTCCATAATCAGGAGCTGGAATCCAAGTTCTATAGTTGGTCTTTACTCTGTTGTTATGCTTCAGCACTGAGGTACAGATGGCCTCCAGGCCTTATGAATTTTAGTTCAAAAATTgtccttcctgcttttcttttaatggtCCTGATATTTAAGAATGAGTGAACACTTTCCAAAATCCCAGACTACAAaccaaatgtaaaagaaagataattattACACTTTTAAAAGTTATCAAATCCATTATCTACATCAAGTTGCCATCCAGatcatggaaaaataatttcaatccaTCACATTGGCTTTTCCCACTCCTGTTATGTTATGTTTAGTTCTTGAGTGTAGTAGTGTCATTGTATCAGGGGAAAAGAATGACTTGGTCCTCAGAGTTATCACCTGTTTGGCCTCTGATGCAATCAACATTCTTTTCTCTGGCCCTTGATCAGCAATTTATCCATACGGCTACTATACAAGCCCTTGGCTGTAGACTTTTTCTAGCCAATATTTTTCACTCTGGATGTCAGTGGTTGAACTCATTTAGGAGCAAGGAAG
Coding sequences:
- the LOC115506170 gene encoding LOW QUALITY PROTEIN: 40S ribosomal protein S13-like (The sequence of the model RefSeq protein was modified relative to this genomic sequence to represent the inferred CDS: inserted 1 base in 1 codon); the encoded protein is MSRVHAPRKGLSHWALPYRCSVPTWLELTSDDARQQIYKLGKEDLTPSQIGVILRDSHRVAQVRFVTGTNVLRILKSEGLAPDLPEDLYHLTKKPVAVRKPLERNRKHQDAKFRLILMRSRIYRLAQYYKTTRXLSHNWKYESSTASALVAEI